The nucleotide sequence ACACTATTTCTAtccaaatttgtattttatgCCGATGATGTAACGCTGTGATTGCGGGTTGAAATTAATTTGTGAATGTGAATTCAACGTGTTGTAAACTTGTTGCACCATACTAATTGTCATTTGCTGCGATTACCACTGGTAACATTAACTACGTTTTAAATCTCTTTTAAATTGATATGTTATGTCATTCTCTATGCTGTTCTTTCTGGAGGGTCGACCTGAAAAAGATGCAAACAACCAAAAGCACTGACAACATCCAATTTCTTCCCTTCCTCGTGACGTGTGCCAGGTATATAAAGTTGGTGGAATTCCTTTTTGCAGAAAACTTttcctttttggggggtgatCAGTAATGTTTGGTCTTTATGCTTTGTATGCTTTCATGTTgtcaagataaaaaataattgtcTAGTCATTAGCCCCTTCCTCAGAATATGAAACCTAATACTGGTCAATATGTCCTAAAATGATTAGGATGATGATATAGTAACTCTAATTTAAATggtcaaatacatacataaaaaacACTGCTTTTCAGGGAAAATGATTGACAGGGCTAGATGTGTGATCCAGTTTTACCAGAATGTCTTGCTGTGATTTCCATCAATGACACTGCAACATGATTATTGTTGACATTACATGTGCCCTTGTTTTTCCAGTTACCTTGTCCTTTTAACTCTTTCCATTGCGTTGATTTTCACAGCAACCTTGGATGGTTATACTATGGGAAGCTAAAGAATGACCATACAATTATGGTGGTCAATCTCATTGGTGCTTTACTGCAGTCTCTCTACATCTTAGTGTACTTAAAGTACACACAACAAAAGGTCAGCGCAGCAGTTGTCTTCATTTTTGCAGTTGTCTATTAGTGTTATaggagtgtttttttgtgtttgttttgctttttatcAGAGAGAGGTGGTGTTCCAATTAGTTGCAGTTGCAGCAGTGGGGACCAGTGCAGGGTTGTACTTTGTGTTGTTTCTTCCTCCTGGTAGCATGCAGCTCAACCAGCTTGGGCTCACCTGCAGTGTGACTACTGTAGGTGTGTACCTGTCACCACTCGCCGACCTGGTAAGGAACTAGGAACGGTGACGAAATAATGTTCGAGTGACATGTAGATGCAGTTAAATCTATGGATTTGTTCCAAACTCATCTATTCGCAGTAAATTTGCATCAAACTGTGGCTCCAATAAAGACAGCCTATTGCATTTCAATTTAATTCCTCTTGGCAATCATATGTTGCTGGATCATTAAATTAAACTAAGatcacatatgtatgtatgtatgtatatgtatgtgtttgtttgtgtgtatgtgtttgtatgtgtacgTGCACGTGTACGtgcacgtgtacgtgtacgtgtatatttttttatattaatattgtAAAGCAGGTTTTTGCCATGTGTGTATTCATGCAGCAGAGAACCATCCTCTGCCATGGGGCCCATCAGATGTCTTC is from Stigmatopora argus isolate UIUO_Sarg chromosome 4, RoL_Sarg_1.0, whole genome shotgun sequence and encodes:
- the slc50a1 gene encoding sugar transporter SWEET1; the encoded protein is MDYLNILSWSCIVLTLWMFSTGLVDLKKMQTTKSTDNIQFLPFLVTCASNLGWLYYGKLKNDHTIMVVNLIGALLQSLYILVYLKYTQQKREVVFQLVAVAAVGTSAGLYFVLFLPPGSMQLNQLGLTCSVTTVGVYLSPLADLVAIVRSGNVQRLSFPLTVATFFTSTSWVLYGNQLHDYYILVPNLPGIITSVIRFYLFWKFASITTSYKAMQI